A genomic region of Oenanthe melanoleuca isolate GR-GAL-2019-014 chromosome 25, OMel1.0, whole genome shotgun sequence contains the following coding sequences:
- the PFDN2 gene encoding prefoldin subunit 2, whose protein sequence is MAAGSGCLAAAARPEEAVPRALKMAEPVKGRGAGPAGKALSAEQVVSRFHRLRQDQRGLASKAAELELELNEHSLVIETLREVDPTRKCFRMVGGVLVERTVKEVLPALESNREQISKLIEALAQQLQAKGRELSEFRERHNIRLLGEEEPKAPAREGPEGGKGGPGGVLVS, encoded by the exons ATGGCGGCCGGAAGTGGCTGCCTCGCGGCCGCTGCCCGACCGGAAGAGGCGGTGCCTCGCGCTCTAAAGATGGCGGAGCCGGTGAAGGGGCGAGGGGCGGGCCCCGCCGGGAAGGCGCTGAGCGCCGAGCAG GTGGTGTCCCGCTTTCACCGCCTGCGGCAGGACCAGCGGGGCTTGGCCTccaaagcagctgagctggagctggagctcaaCGAGCACAG cctggtgATCGAGACCCTGCGGGAGGTGGATCCCACCCGGAAGTGTTTCCGCATGGTCGGGGGGGTGCTGGTGGAGAGGACGGTCAAGGaggtgctgcctgcactggagAGCAACAGGGAGCAG atctCCAAGCTGATCGAGGCTctggcccagcagctgcaggccaAGGGCCGGGAGCTCTCGGAATTCCGGGAGCGCCACAACATCCGactgctgggggaggaggagcccAAAGCGCCGGCCCGGGAGGGGCCCGAGGGGGGCAAGGGGGGCCCCGGGGGGGTCCTGGTGTCCTGa
- the LOC130263403 gene encoding V-type proton ATPase catalytic subunit A-like — MEGTRLEERESLVGAVHGVSGPVVTATRMAGAAMYELVRVGHAELVGEIIRLEGDMATLQVYEETSGVQVGDPVLRTGKPLSVELGPGILGSIFDGIQRPLRDIAEATRSIYIPRGTNVPALPRHLNWDFAPSKNIRVGSHVTGGDIYGTVAENSLLQHRLMVPPRSRGTVTYIAPPGHYGAADVVLELEFQGVREPLSMIQVWPVRQVRPVAEKLPANHPLLTGQRVLDALFPCVQGGTTAIPGAFGCGKTVISQSLSKYSNSDVIVYVGCGERGNEMSEVLRDFPELTMEVGGRSESIMKRTTLVANTSNMPVAAREASIYTGITLSEYFRDMGLHSCLLADSTSRWAEALREISGRLAEMPADSGYPAYLGARLASFYERAGRARCLGTPEREGSVSIVGAVSPPGGDFSDPVTSATLGIVQVFWGLDKKLAQRKHFPSVNWLISYSRYLRALEPHYERAHPELPALRDRARRILQEEEELAEIVQLVGKASLAEGDKVTLEVAKLLKDDFLQQNGYSAYDRFCPFYKTVGMLQNLVTFYELARGAVEGAGPEEQRVTWATIREGMGDILYRLSAMKFQDPRDGEQRVLAAYAQLQEEMVAAFRSLGD, encoded by the exons ATGGAGGGGACACGGCTGGAGGAGCGCGAGAGCCTGGTGGGGGCTGTGCACGGAGTGTCCGGGCCCG TGGTGACAGCCACGCGCATGGCGGGGGCGGCCATGTACGAGCTGGTGCGGGTGGGACACGCGGAGCTCGTGGGGGAGATCATCCGGCTCGAGGGGGACATGGCCACGCTCCAGGTGTACGAGGAGACCT CGGGGGTGCAGGTGGGGGACCCGGTGCTGCGCACGGGGAAGCCGCTCTCGGTGGAGCTGGGCCCGGGCATCCTGGGCTCCATCTTCGACGGCATCCAGCGCCCGCTGCGCGACATCGCCGAGGCCACGCGCAGCATCTACATCCCGCGGGGCACCAACGTCCCCGCGCTGCCGCGACACCTCAACTGGGACTTCGCCCCCAGCAAGAACATCCGG GTCGGGAGCCACGTGACGGGCGGGGACATTTACGGGACGGTGGCGGAGAACTCGCTGCTGCAGCACCGGCTGATGGTCCCGCCCCGCAGCCGCGGCACCGTCACCTACATCGCGCCCCCCGGGCACTACGGCGCGGCG GACgtggtgctggagctggaattccagggGGTCCGTGAGCCGCTCTCCATGATCCAGGTGTGGCCGGTCCGGCAGGTCCGGCCCGTGGCCGAGAAGCTCCCGGCCAATCACCCGCTGCTGACCGGCCAGAGGGTCCTGGATGCACTGTTCCC gtgtgtccaggGTGGCACCACGGCCATCCCGGGCGCCTTCGGCTGCGGGAAGACGGTGATTTCCCAGTCGCTGTCCAAGTACTCCAACAGCGACGTCATCGTCTACGTGGGCTGCGGCGAGCGCGGCAACGAGATGTCCGAGGTGCTGCGGGACTTCCCCGAG ctgacCATGGAGGTCGGTGGCCGCTCCGAGTCCATCATGAAGCGCACGACGCTCGTGGCCAACACCTCCAACATGCCGGTGGCCGCCCGTGAGGCCTCCATCTACACcg GGATCACTCTCTCCGAGTATTTTCGGGACATGGGcctgcacagctgcctcctgGCCGACTCCACGTCCCGCTGGGCCGAGGCGCTGCGCGAGATCTCGGGGCGCCTGGCCGAGATGCCCGCGG ACAGCGGGTACCCCGCGTACCTCGGCGCCCGCCTGGCCTCGTTCTACGagcgcgcggggcgggcgcggtGCCTGGGGACCCCCGAGCGCGAGGGCAGCGTCAGCATCGTCGGCGC GGTGTCCCCGCCCGGAGGGGATTTCTCGGATCCCGTCACCTCGGCCACGCTGGGCATCgtgcag GTGTTCTGGGGGCTGGACAAGAAGCTGGCGCAGCGCAAGCACTTCCCCTCGGTGAACTGGCTGATCTCGTACTCGCGCTACCTGCGGGCGCTGGAGCCGCACTACGAGCGGGCGCACCCCGAGCTGCCCGCGCTGCGCGACCGCGCCCGGCGcatcctgcaggaggaggaggagctggccGAGATCGTGCAGCTCGTGGGGAAG gcGTCGCTGGCCGAGGGTGACAAGGTGACACTGGAAGTGGCCAAACTGCTCAAGGACgatttcctgcagcagaacGGATACTCGGCCTATGACCG gtTCTGCCCGTTCTACAAGACCGTGGGCATGCTGCAGAACCTCGTCACCTTCTACGAGCTGGCCAGGGGGGCGGTGGAGGGGGCGGGGCCCGAGGAGCAGCGGGTCACCTGGGCCACCATCCGCGAGGGCATGGGCGACATCCTGTACCGCCTGAGCGCCATGAAGTTCCAG gaCCCCAGGGACGGCGAGCAGCGCGTCCTGGCCGCCTACGcgcagctgcaggaggagatggtGGCGGCGTTCCGCAGCCTGGGGGActga
- the LIM2 gene encoding lens fiber membrane intrinsic protein, whose amino-acid sequence MPAAGGLLCGASGLALLVAATATHFWAQRRAPGGAASLGLWHGCLGGQCHPHATTPALLEAARVLLLLSVVAAAAGLALGLAVGAGGGRRARTRVAGATLLLAGLFHLCAASKDPSPESSEVGGS is encoded by the exons ATGCCCGCCGCAGGGGGGTTGCTGTGCGGGGCCAGTGGCCTGGCGCTGCTGGTGGCCGCCACCGCCACCCATTTCTGGGCGCAGCGCCGGGCGCCGGGGGGCgcggccagcctggggctgtggcacgGCTGCCTCgggggacagtgccacccccaCGCCACCACCCCAG CGCTCCTGGAGGCCGCGcgggtgctgctgctgctctcggtggtcgccgccgccgccggacTCGCCCTGGGCCTGGCCGTGGGGGCCGGCGGGGGGCGGAGGGCGCGGACACGAGTGGCCGGGgccaccctgctgctggcag GGCTTTTCCACCTCTGCGCCGCTTCCAAGGATCCGTCCCCGGAGAGCTCCGAAGTTGGGGGGTCCTGA